Proteins from a genomic interval of Mesobacillus sp. S13:
- a CDS encoding glycogen biosynthesis protein GlgD, translated as MKKRSKQNNPEQKTRNGVNNQDLELGMDHDPVKEAKKKYENSGGQPVKSKFHPEPEQSS; from the coding sequence TTGAAAAAGCGCTCAAAGCAGAACAATCCTGAACAAAAAACAAGGAATGGCGTCAATAACCAAGATCTCGAGCTTGGAATGGATCATGATCCGGTTAAAGAAGCGAAGAAAAAATATGAAAATAGCGGCGGCCAGCCAGTAAAATCAAAATTCCATCCTGAACCAGAGCAATCTTCATAA
- a CDS encoding YtzC family protein, with the protein MATRQSVDQLLQQCEDAINMAQEQYKQAATQEHYTNGDFTNALQALEDAYNDLAKLAFSANAQQRDQLHRMRIQLQNVQNNMILLDH; encoded by the coding sequence ATGGCAACACGTCAATCGGTTGACCAGTTACTTCAGCAATGTGAGGATGCAATCAACATGGCACAGGAACAATACAAGCAGGCCGCGACTCAGGAGCATTATACGAATGGCGATTTTACCAATGCACTGCAGGCACTTGAGGATGCATACAATGATCTGGCCAAGCTCGCTTTCAGCGCAAATGCACAACAGCGAGACCAGCTGCACCGGATGAGAATCCAGCTTCAGAATGTCCAGAACAATATGATTTTGCTTGATCACTAA
- a CDS encoding TIGR01212 family radical SAM protein (This family includes YhcC from E. coli K-12, an uncharacterized radical SAM protein.), which translates to MIQTNSFHFATDDKRYHTWNYHLRNHFGHKVFKVALDGGFDCPNRDGTVAHGGCTFCSAAGSGDFAGDRVEDLGTQFKKIKEKMHTKWKDGKYMAYFQAFTNTHAPVEVLRQKYETVLNEEGVVGLSIATRPDCLPDDVVEYLAELNERTYLWVELGLQTVHEKTANLINRAHDYETYKEGVDKLRKHGIRVCSHIINGLPQETPEMMMETAQEVAKLDVQGIKIHLLHLLKGTPMVKQYEKGLLEFLNFEDYVKLVCDQLEILPPEMIIHRITGDGPIELMVGPMWSVNKWEVLNGIDKELKRRDSWQGKFYTGNKVVIENEA; encoded by the coding sequence ATGATTCAGACCAACTCTTTTCACTTCGCAACAGATGATAAACGATACCATACATGGAATTACCATTTACGTAACCATTTCGGCCACAAGGTTTTTAAAGTGGCGCTTGATGGCGGATTTGATTGTCCGAACCGTGACGGTACGGTAGCCCATGGCGGCTGCACTTTTTGCAGTGCCGCTGGTTCAGGTGATTTTGCAGGTGACAGAGTAGAAGATCTCGGCACACAGTTTAAAAAGATCAAAGAAAAAATGCACACGAAATGGAAAGATGGCAAGTACATGGCCTATTTCCAGGCTTTCACTAATACTCACGCCCCGGTTGAGGTCCTTCGTCAGAAATACGAAACAGTATTGAACGAAGAAGGTGTTGTTGGTCTATCCATTGCAACCAGACCGGATTGCCTGCCTGATGATGTCGTGGAATACTTGGCTGAACTTAATGAGCGAACGTATTTATGGGTAGAGCTTGGCCTTCAGACAGTCCATGAAAAAACAGCCAACCTAATCAATCGTGCTCATGATTATGAAACGTATAAAGAAGGTGTGGACAAGCTCCGGAAGCATGGCATCAGAGTGTGTTCGCATATCATCAACGGACTGCCTCAGGAAACACCTGAAATGATGATGGAGACTGCACAAGAAGTAGCGAAACTCGACGTGCAGGGAATCAAAATTCACCTTCTCCACCTGCTCAAAGGAACTCCAATGGTCAAGCAATATGAAAAAGGATTGCTCGAATTCCTTAATTTTGAGGACTATGTAAAATTGGTTTGTGACCAGCTTGAAATCCTCCCTCCAGAAATGATCATTCACCGAATTACCGGAGATGGGCCGATTGAGCTGATGGTCGGACCGATGTGGAGCGTCAATAAATGGGAAGTACTGAATGGTATTGATAAAGAACTGAAGCGCCGCGACAGCTGGCAGGGGAAATTTTATACTGGAAACAAAGTGGTGATTGAAAATGAAGCTTGA
- a CDS encoding class I SAM-dependent methyltransferase has translation MKLERILPFARNLLELAVKPGDIAVDATVGNGHDTLFLANLVGPSGRIYGFDIQDEALMSCKTKLRDHGLQDQVTLFHTGHEDITECIPPLHFGKITGAVFNLGYLPGGNKDIVTVPETTIQAIDQLLGIMAPEGIIVIVIYHGHPEGKVERDYLLRYVKSLDQNIAHVLEYKFLNQKNNPPFIIAIEKR, from the coding sequence ATGAAGCTTGAACGAATTCTTCCTTTCGCCAGGAACCTTCTTGAACTGGCTGTGAAGCCCGGCGACATTGCGGTCGATGCGACAGTAGGGAACGGACATGACACATTATTTTTAGCCAACCTCGTCGGCCCTTCCGGCAGGATTTATGGATTCGATATCCAAGATGAAGCACTCATGTCATGTAAAACAAAGCTTCGGGACCATGGATTGCAGGATCAGGTAACACTTTTCCATACCGGACATGAAGACATCACAGAATGCATTCCGCCGCTCCATTTTGGAAAAATAACGGGCGCGGTTTTCAACCTCGGCTACCTGCCCGGCGGCAATAAAGACATCGTCACTGTCCCTGAGACAACCATACAGGCCATCGACCAACTGTTGGGAATCATGGCCCCAGAAGGCATCATCGTGATCGTGATTTACCATGGCCACCCAGAAGGCAAAGTGGAAAGAGACTACTTATTGAGGTATGTTAAATCACTTGATCAGAATATCGCACACGTATTAGAGTATAAATTCCTGAACCAAAAGAACAATCCGCCATTTATTATTGCTATTGAGAAGAGATAG
- a CDS encoding tetraprenyl-beta-curcumene synthase family protein, whose product MMIPSMPISLMYRVYRQVLPQVHRELAYWKSRAEEIPNPELRRQALASIEHKTFHCEGGAILSLTAKKQYKQAIRFIVAYQTISDYLDNLCDRSTSLDPADFSALHESMADALTLDSQLKNYYREREDQNDGGYLIELVTVCREVLGELEHYHEIQQHLQELCDYYCDLQIHKHVEVKERVPRLQSWFDGHREGVPEMEWYEFSACTGSTLGIFCLVSYALRDDFKPEYADSIRNGYFPYIQGLHILLDYFIDQEEDREGGDLNFCFYYENEEALFERLRHFVENADNHTARLPHRKFHKLINRGLLGVYLSDEKVRRQERIRKLAREMIKTAGPVSYFFYINGRAYRSLQRWVPSGVVKAFIK is encoded by the coding sequence ATGATGATTCCATCAATGCCCATCAGTTTGATGTACCGTGTATACCGACAAGTCCTGCCTCAGGTCCATCGGGAGCTGGCATATTGGAAGAGCAGGGCTGAGGAAATCCCGAATCCTGAATTAAGAAGGCAGGCACTGGCCAGCATTGAGCATAAGACTTTCCATTGTGAAGGTGGGGCAATTTTAAGCCTGACCGCGAAAAAACAATATAAGCAGGCAATCCGGTTCATTGTCGCATACCAGACAATCAGCGATTATCTTGATAATCTCTGTGACCGCAGCACGTCACTGGACCCTGCGGATTTCTCGGCACTTCATGAGTCGATGGCAGATGCTCTCACCCTGGACAGCCAGCTGAAAAATTACTACCGTGAGCGGGAAGACCAGAATGATGGCGGCTACTTGATTGAGCTTGTGACCGTTTGCCGTGAAGTATTGGGTGAGCTTGAACATTATCATGAGATCCAGCAGCATTTGCAGGAGCTGTGTGATTATTACTGTGATCTGCAGATCCACAAGCATGTTGAGGTAAAAGAACGAGTTCCTCGCCTGCAATCATGGTTCGACGGACATCGTGAAGGGGTACCGGAGATGGAATGGTATGAGTTCTCCGCTTGCACCGGTTCAACGCTCGGCATCTTTTGCCTCGTCTCCTACGCGCTTCGCGATGATTTCAAACCGGAATACGCCGATAGCATCCGCAATGGTTATTTTCCATACATACAAGGGCTGCACATTTTGCTCGATTATTTCATCGATCAGGAGGAGGACCGTGAAGGCGGCGATTTGAACTTCTGTTTCTATTATGAAAATGAAGAAGCCTTATTCGAGCGGCTCCGGCATTTCGTGGAAAACGCCGACAATCACACAGCCCGATTGCCTCATCGGAAGTTCCACAAACTGATCAACCGCGGATTGCTAGGTGTTTATCTGTCCGATGAAAAAGTAAGACGCCAGGAGCGGATCAGGAAACTGGCCAGGGAAATGATCAAAACCGCCGGCCCCGTCAGCTACTTCTTTTATATCAATGGACGAGCCTATCGGTCATTGCAGAGATGGGTACCTTCGGGAGTTGTGAAGGCGTTTATAAAGTAG
- a CDS encoding alpha/beta hydrolase, which translates to MWKWEADGDAKAVIVMIHGALEHHHRYGWLIEAWRSSGFHVIMGDLPGQGMTTRANRGHIDSFDEYILEVKEWVEAAYDFDLPVFLLGHSMGGLVAIRMLQEARVEIAGLILSSPCLGLVHYPSKMLDMLSHGLNVIVPNLRISPGLSVEMATRNEDVRAVDANDSLYITKVSVRWYRELVAAMEQAFENMDKVQDVPTLLLQGGDDRIVDKRSVKEWFNNAPLSEKRYKEWPKCYHEVFNEPEREEVFDYAHDFVISQLKAIGYVY; encoded by the coding sequence ATGTGGAAATGGGAAGCTGATGGGGACGCTAAGGCTGTAATCGTGATGATTCATGGTGCACTGGAACATCATCACCGGTATGGCTGGCTGATTGAAGCCTGGCGCTCATCTGGATTTCATGTCATTATGGGTGATTTGCCTGGGCAGGGCATGACGACTAGAGCAAACCGTGGCCATATTGATTCCTTTGACGAATATATTTTGGAAGTGAAAGAGTGGGTCGAAGCGGCATATGACTTTGATCTTCCGGTATTTTTGCTTGGCCACAGCATGGGCGGTCTCGTTGCCATCCGCATGCTGCAGGAGGCACGGGTCGAAATTGCCGGCCTGATTTTGTCTTCGCCATGTCTTGGATTGGTTCATTATCCTTCAAAAATGCTGGATATGCTGTCGCACGGCTTGAATGTTATTGTGCCGAATTTGAGGATTTCTCCTGGCCTGTCAGTCGAGATGGCCACAAGGAATGAGGATGTCAGGGCAGTCGATGCGAATGACTCGCTTTACATCACAAAGGTATCGGTACGCTGGTACCGTGAGCTGGTCGCGGCAATGGAGCAGGCGTTTGAAAATATGGATAAAGTACAGGACGTCCCTACACTGCTTTTGCAGGGGGGCGATGATCGGATTGTCGATAAACGCTCAGTTAAGGAATGGTTCAATAATGCCCCGCTTTCGGAAAAACGTTATAAAGAGTGGCCAAAATGCTATCATGAAGTTTTCAATGAACCTGAACGCGAAGAGGTCTTTGACTATGCACATGATTTTGTCATCAGTCAGCTGAAGGCGATTGGATATGTTTATTAG
- a CDS encoding gamma carbonic anhydrase family protein encodes MIYPYKGKTPKIADSAFIADYVTITGDVEIGEESSVWFNSSIRGDVAPTLIGNKVNIQDNSVLHQSPNNPLILEDEVTVGHQVILHSCIIRKKALIGMGAIILDQAEIGEGAFIGAGSLVPQGKKIPPNSLAFGRPAKVIRELNEEDIRDMERISREYAEKGQYYKSLQNKDK; translated from the coding sequence ATGATTTATCCTTACAAAGGCAAAACACCTAAAATAGCAGATTCCGCTTTCATCGCGGACTATGTAACAATTACCGGAGATGTCGAAATTGGTGAGGAATCGAGTGTCTGGTTCAATAGCTCAATCCGCGGCGATGTCGCTCCGACCTTAATTGGCAATAAAGTGAATATCCAGGATAACTCAGTCCTGCACCAGAGCCCAAACAATCCCTTGATCCTTGAAGACGAAGTGACGGTCGGACATCAGGTCATCCTACATAGCTGCATTATCAGGAAAAAAGCGTTGATTGGCATGGGGGCGATTATCCTTGACCAAGCTGAAATCGGTGAAGGTGCTTTTATCGGTGCCGGCAGCCTCGTTCCCCAGGGAAAGAAAATTCCGCCAAACTCACTTGCTTTTGGACGTCCGGCAAAGGTCATCCGTGAATTGAATGAAGAAGACATCCGTGATATGGAACGCATATCCAGAGAATACGCTGAAAAAGGACAATACTATAAAAGTTTGCAGAACAAAGATAAATGA
- a CDS encoding C39 family peptidase: MDVEKLYLPLAAIIPLIILFYLLIRTQNSMMKSILMFLFVFTSILGAFLMENLQASHVAKAVQSVKSWLDEPESAAEKAPVIIENYEPAIIPIKKQVLLDAPAIWQMPELPRGCEVTSLAMLLQHGGLQADKLSLAKEVKKNPAQYRLNDGKIYFGDPNEGFVGNMYTYTEPGLGVYHKPIAELAEQYLPGKIKDLTNAEFQELKIHLSDDRPVWIITNTEYEKLDDSFFQTWYTPEGPVKVTMKEHSVLITGYDENFVYFNDPLTGEKNKKAPTKDFVEAWVQMGRQAITYLP, from the coding sequence ATGGATGTGGAAAAACTATATTTACCGCTTGCGGCAATCATACCGCTGATCATCTTGTTTTATCTGTTGATCCGAACACAAAATAGCATGATGAAATCTATTTTGATGTTCCTGTTTGTTTTTACATCGATCCTCGGGGCTTTCTTGATGGAAAATCTTCAGGCTTCCCATGTTGCCAAGGCTGTTCAGTCGGTGAAAAGCTGGCTTGACGAGCCTGAATCTGCTGCAGAAAAGGCACCTGTGATCATAGAAAATTATGAACCAGCGATTATTCCTATAAAGAAACAGGTACTCCTCGATGCGCCAGCCATCTGGCAAATGCCAGAGCTGCCGAGAGGATGCGAGGTCACGAGCCTGGCTATGCTCCTTCAGCATGGAGGGCTTCAGGCGGACAAGCTGTCACTTGCGAAAGAAGTGAAGAAAAACCCTGCTCAATATCGTCTCAATGATGGCAAAATTTATTTTGGTGATCCGAATGAGGGTTTTGTCGGCAATATGTACACCTACACAGAACCAGGGCTTGGAGTCTACCATAAGCCGATTGCTGAACTGGCAGAACAGTATCTCCCAGGCAAAATAAAGGATTTGACGAATGCAGAATTTCAGGAGCTGAAAATCCATCTGTCTGATGACAGGCCGGTTTGGATCATCACGAATACTGAATATGAAAAGCTGGACGATAGCTTTTTCCAGACATGGTACACGCCTGAAGGCCCCGTAAAAGTAACAATGAAGGAACACTCTGTCCTGATTACTGGCTATGATGAAAATTTCGTTTACTTCAATGACCCGTTGACAGGCGAAAAAAATAAAAAAGCACCCACGAAAGACTTCGTGGAAGCCTGGGTGCAGATGGGAAGGCAGGCCATTACCTACCTTCCCTGA
- the asnB gene encoding asparagine synthase (glutamine-hydrolyzing), whose protein sequence is MCGFIGCVHENAQKFSGDDKQLFKNMNDIITHRGPDDDGYFYDEHIQFGFRRLSIIDLEAGHQPLTYENERYWIIFNGEIYNYLELREELIEEGLSFETHSDTEVIIALYSHLKEQAVDKLRGMFAFVIWDKEEQVLYGARDHFGIKPFFYFEDGDRTFFGSEKKSILLALENDVLDYKALQHYLTYQFVPEPNTMSEGIYKLEPGHYFTKKIGSPMEIKRYWKASFSPIHKTEDEFTKEIRDVLFDSVKIHMRSDVPVGSFLSGGIDSSIIASIAKQYHPGIKTFSVGFEQNGFSEIDVAKETAERLGVENISYVISPQEYMDELPKIMWHMDDPLADPAAIPLYFVAREARKHVTVVLSGEGADELFGGYNIYREPQDLEMFNKIPQAGKVMLKGIAKMMPEGMKGKSFIERGVTPMEERYIGNAKMFTEKEKSELLHVYNGQYDYRDITKPLYRESRGYDPVDTMQYIDIHTWMRGDILLKADKMTMAHSLELRVPFLDKMVFETASKIPTSMKTANNTTKYILRKAAEGVVPEHVLTRKKLGFPVPIRHWLKNEMNEWAKNIIKESNTEHLINKSYLMKLLDDHCQNKADNSRKIWTVLMFMMWHDVYVEKKYSFQKEYEAQKVLQS, encoded by the coding sequence ATGTGTGGCTTTATCGGTTGTGTACATGAGAATGCACAAAAGTTCAGCGGCGATGATAAGCAGCTGTTTAAAAATATGAATGACATCATTACCCATCGCGGTCCTGATGATGATGGTTATTTCTATGATGAGCATATCCAATTTGGCTTCCGCCGCCTGAGTATCATTGATCTTGAGGCTGGCCATCAGCCATTGACCTATGAAAATGAGCGCTACTGGATCATTTTCAACGGGGAAATCTACAATTATCTTGAGCTTCGCGAAGAGTTGATTGAAGAAGGACTAAGCTTCGAAACTCATTCGGATACGGAAGTCATCATTGCTCTTTATAGCCATCTAAAAGAGCAGGCTGTCGACAAGCTGCGCGGCATGTTCGCATTTGTCATCTGGGATAAAGAGGAGCAGGTTCTTTACGGTGCTCGTGACCATTTCGGCATTAAGCCTTTCTTCTATTTTGAAGATGGCGACCGCACGTTCTTTGGTTCGGAGAAAAAGAGCATCCTGCTTGCGCTCGAAAACGACGTCCTTGATTACAAGGCATTGCAGCACTATTTGACTTATCAATTCGTTCCAGAACCAAACACAATGTCAGAAGGCATCTACAAGCTTGAGCCGGGGCATTATTTTACAAAGAAAATCGGTTCACCGATGGAAATCAAGCGTTATTGGAAAGCGAGCTTCTCGCCGATCCACAAAACCGAGGATGAATTCACGAAGGAAATCAGGGACGTCCTGTTCGATTCCGTGAAGATCCACATGCGCAGTGATGTGCCGGTTGGTTCTTTCCTTTCTGGCGGAATTGATTCCTCGATCATCGCGTCAATTGCAAAGCAATACCATCCGGGAATCAAGACATTCTCTGTTGGTTTTGAGCAGAACGGATTCAGTGAAATTGATGTCGCGAAAGAAACGGCTGAACGACTTGGCGTAGAGAACATCAGCTATGTGATCAGCCCGCAGGAATATATGGATGAACTTCCTAAAATCATGTGGCATATGGATGACCCGCTTGCAGATCCTGCAGCTATCCCTTTGTATTTCGTTGCTCGTGAAGCAAGAAAGCATGTAACGGTTGTCTTATCAGGTGAAGGTGCGGATGAATTGTTCGGCGGATATAATATCTATCGTGAACCGCAGGATCTTGAAATGTTCAACAAAATCCCTCAGGCAGGGAAGGTCATGCTGAAAGGTATCGCGAAAATGATGCCAGAGGGAATGAAGGGGAAGAGTTTCATTGAACGCGGCGTGACGCCAATGGAAGAGCGTTATATAGGCAATGCGAAGATGTTCACTGAAAAAGAGAAGAGCGAATTGCTGCACGTATATAACGGCCAGTACGATTACAGGGATATCACTAAGCCTCTTTACAGAGAGAGCAGAGGATATGACCCGGTTGATACGATGCAATATATCGATATCCATACATGGATGCGCGGCGACATTTTATTGAAGGCTGATAAAATGACAATGGCTCATTCTTTGGAGCTTCGTGTTCCATTCCTGGATAAGATGGTGTTCGAAACAGCTTCGAAGATTCCGACAAGCATGAAGACGGCTAACAATACTACGAAGTATATTTTACGTAAAGCAGCTGAAGGTGTGGTTCCTGAGCACGTTTTAACCCGTAAGAAGCTAGGCTTCCCGGTACCGATCCGCCACTGGCTGAAGAACGAAATGAACGAATGGGCAAAGAATATCATCAAGGAAAGCAACACAGAACATCTCATCAATAAGTCATACCTAATGAAACTATTGGATGACCATTGCCAGAACAAGGCGGATAACAGCCGCAAAATCTGGACTGTCCTGATGTTCATGATGTGGCATGATGTTTATGTCGAAAAAAAATACTCCTTCCAGAAGGAGTATGAGGCTCAGAAAGTATTGCAGTCTTAA
- the metK gene encoding methionine adenosyltransferase: protein MSNKRRLFTSESVTEGHPDKICDQISDAILDAILAKDANARVAAETSVTTGLVLVAGEITTSTYVDIPKIVRETVKEIGYTRAKYGFDSETCAVLTSIDEQSADIAMGVDQALEAREGQMSDAEIEAIGAGDQGLMFGFACNETKELMPLPISLAHKLSRRLTEVRKEEILPYLRPDGKTQVTVEYDENDKPVRIDTIVISTQHHPEVSLEQIQRNLKEHVINPVVPAELIDENTKYFINPTGRFVIGGPQGDAGLTGRKIIVDTYGGYARHGGGAFSGKDPTKVDRSAAYAARYVAKNIVAAGLAEKVEVQLAYAIGVARPVSISIDTFGTGKVSEDVLIDVVESNFDLRPAGIINMLDLRKPIYKQTAAYGHFGRSDVDLPWERTDKAETLRTQAQGK, encoded by the coding sequence ATGTCAAACAAACGCCGTTTGTTCACTTCTGAATCAGTAACAGAAGGCCATCCGGATAAAATTTGCGACCAGATTTCTGACGCGATTTTGGATGCGATCCTTGCAAAAGATGCTAATGCACGTGTTGCTGCTGAAACATCAGTTACGACAGGCCTTGTACTAGTTGCAGGCGAAATCACTACATCTACATACGTAGATATTCCGAAAATTGTTCGTGAAACCGTCAAGGAAATTGGCTATACTCGCGCTAAGTATGGTTTCGACTCTGAAACTTGCGCAGTTTTGACTTCCATTGACGAGCAGTCTGCTGACATCGCTATGGGTGTTGACCAGGCTCTTGAAGCACGTGAAGGACAAATGTCAGATGCAGAAATCGAAGCAATCGGCGCTGGGGACCAGGGCTTGATGTTCGGTTTTGCATGTAATGAAACGAAAGAGCTTATGCCTCTTCCGATTTCATTGGCTCACAAGCTTTCACGCCGCCTGACTGAGGTGCGCAAGGAAGAGATCCTTCCATACCTCCGTCCAGACGGTAAAACTCAAGTAACGGTTGAATACGATGAAAACGACAAGCCAGTCCGCATCGATACGATCGTTATCTCAACTCAGCACCATCCTGAAGTTTCGCTTGAGCAAATCCAGCGCAATCTTAAGGAACACGTGATCAACCCTGTCGTACCAGCAGAATTGATCGACGAGAACACAAAATACTTCATCAACCCAACTGGCCGTTTCGTAATCGGTGGTCCACAGGGTGATGCTGGTCTTACTGGCCGTAAAATCATTGTTGATACTTATGGCGGATACGCTCGCCACGGCGGAGGCGCATTCTCCGGTAAGGATCCTACAAAAGTTGACCGTTCAGCGGCATACGCTGCACGTTACGTTGCGAAAAACATCGTAGCTGCCGGCCTTGCTGAAAAAGTTGAAGTTCAGCTTGCATACGCAATCGGTGTTGCCCGTCCGGTATCCATTTCAATCGATACTTTTGGAACAGGCAAAGTAAGCGAGGATGTACTAATCGATGTTGTTGAAAGCAACTTCGACCTTCGCCCTGCTGGAATCATCAACATGCTTGACCTGCGCAAGCCAATCTACAAGCAGACAGCTGCTTACGGTCACTTTGGCCGTTCTGACGTTGACCTTCCATGGGAGCGTACAGACAAGGCTGAGACGCTTCGCACTCAGGCACAAGGAAAATAA
- the pckA gene encoding phosphoenolpyruvate carboxykinase (ATP) gives MNVVGISNELSALLSGSNVQIQLSVPQLVEKVLNRNEGLLTSTGAVRATTGKYTGRSPKDKFIVEEESVKDKIDWGSVNQPISEESFTKLYNKVLNFLTEKEEVFVFKGFAGADTKHRLPIQVINEYAWHNLFAHQLFIRPTEEELVDHESEFTVISAPTFKADPKVDGTNSETFIIVSFEQRVVLIGGTEYAGEMKKSIFSVMNYLLPESGILSMHCSANVGREGDVALFFGLSGTGKTTLSADNNRRLIGDDEHGWSANGVFNIEGGCYAKCINLSKEKEPQIYDAIRFGSVLENVVVDEETRVADYDDGSLTENTRAAYPIQAIENIVDPSIAGHPNAIVFLTADAFGVLPPIAKLTKEQAMYHFLSGYTSKLAGTERGITSPQATFSTCFGSPFLPLAATRYAEMLGEKIDEHNAKVFLVNTGWTGGEYGTGSRMKLAYTRAMVQAALEGELNNVETVKDEIFGLDIPAHVPGVPDDVLQPVKTWSDKEAYYAKANELAGKFRENFKKFTNVPSVIEEKGGPTAK, from the coding sequence ATGAATGTTGTAGGAATATCAAATGAACTTTCAGCATTATTAAGTGGCAGCAATGTGCAAATCCAGTTATCCGTTCCCCAGCTTGTTGAAAAAGTCCTGAACCGAAATGAAGGGCTCCTGACTTCAACTGGCGCTGTACGAGCGACAACTGGTAAGTATACTGGCCGTTCACCTAAAGATAAATTCATTGTTGAAGAAGAGTCCGTAAAGGACAAAATTGACTGGGGCTCTGTTAACCAGCCGATTTCAGAGGAATCTTTCACAAAACTATATAATAAGGTATTGAATTTCCTTACAGAAAAAGAAGAAGTATTTGTATTCAAAGGATTTGCAGGTGCTGACACAAAACACCGCCTTCCGATCCAGGTCATCAATGAATACGCCTGGCATAACCTTTTCGCCCATCAATTGTTCATCCGCCCAACAGAGGAAGAGCTTGTGGACCATGAGTCTGAATTCACGGTGATCTCTGCCCCAACATTCAAAGCGGATCCAAAAGTTGATGGAACAAATTCCGAAACATTCATCATCGTCTCCTTCGAACAGCGCGTCGTGTTGATCGGCGGAACGGAATATGCGGGCGAAATGAAGAAGTCCATTTTCTCTGTGATGAACTACCTTCTGCCTGAAAGCGGCATTCTTTCCATGCACTGCTCTGCAAACGTGGGACGCGAAGGCGATGTAGCCTTGTTCTTCGGTCTGTCCGGAACAGGAAAAACGACTCTTTCAGCTGATAACAATCGTCGTTTGATTGGTGATGATGAGCATGGCTGGTCAGCTAACGGTGTGTTCAACATCGAAGGCGGCTGCTACGCAAAGTGTATCAACTTATCGAAGGAAAAAGAACCGCAGATTTATGACGCGATTCGTTTTGGTTCAGTGCTTGAAAATGTCGTCGTCGATGAAGAAACACGTGTGGCAGATTATGATGATGGCAGCCTGACTGAAAATACTCGTGCAGCCTATCCGATTCAGGCGATCGAAAACATCGTGGACCCAAGCATTGCCGGACATCCAAACGCGATCGTCTTCCTGACTGCTGATGCATTCGGAGTATTGCCTCCAATCGCCAAGCTAACGAAAGAACAGGCAATGTACCACTTCTTGAGCGGATATACATCTAAGCTTGCTGGAACCGAGCGCGGCATCACTTCTCCGCAGGCAACGTTCTCAACTTGCTTCGGATCACCTTTCCTTCCGCTTGCAGCAACAAGATATGCGGAAATGCTCGGTGAAAAGATCGATGAGCACAATGCGAAGGTATTCCTCGTGAACACAGGATGGACAGGCGGAGAATACGGCACAGGAAGCCGCATGAAGCTGGCCTACACTCGTGCAATGGTCCAGGCAGCACTTGAAGGCGAACTGAACAATGTCGAAACCGTCAAAGACGAAATCTTCGGCCTGGATATCCCGGCACATGTACCAGGAGTACCAGACGATGTCCTTCAGCCAGTCAAGACATGGAGCGACAAAGAAGCATATTACGCAAAAGCTAACGAACTCGCAGGCAAATTCCGCGAAAACTTCAAAAAGTTCACAAACGTACCATCTGTGATCGAAGAAAAAGGCGGACCAACAGCGAAATAA